From the genome of Odocoileus virginianus isolate 20LAN1187 ecotype Illinois chromosome 4, Ovbor_1.2, whole genome shotgun sequence:
TGAACATGGATTCAGGATAACATGGGAGAAAAGAACTCCCCAAATCTGGTGTTTCTTGATGTTGGACAAATTGGTTTGGGGATCTCCACCAATGCTTCAGATTGCTTTCTAGTTTTGGGCCTAGTTTATTTTATGGACAGAACTGTCTCTTTAGTAGCTGTGAATCATTGCTAAAATGAAGATTAACTCATTAaactaattatatttaattatttgttaaCTACGggctaaaaaaaaagtgatgaaaatCAAATTCGGGTTGGAGATGCAACCCCTTCCGCATGTGGGAGTATCCATCATTAAGGACAGACAAGGGTCATCGGCAAGGGATGGCTTGACTCTGACTTTGGCACTCAGGTATGCAGAGGTGGCCCGTTGGCCCTAGGAAATAATCTAAAGGTGAGGGCGCTGTCTCCAGGAAAGCAAGTTCACAAACaccttgagtgtgtgtgtgtgtgtgtgtgtgtgtgtgtgtggtgtgtgtgtgtgtgtgtgtgtgtgtgtgtgtggtgtgtgtgtgtgtgtgtgtgtgtgtgtgtgtgtgtgtgtgtgtgtgtggtgtgtgtgtgtgtgtgtgtgtgtagggggctgTGTTTTACAGAACTATCTGGTGGTCCTGCTGCAGACCTGCCTCTTATTCACCTAATGGAAAATCACTGCTCTTTAGCACATGTTTTCAATGGAATTATGTTCTCATTACATTCTTTTTGGGAGGACAaagcacaaaaaattaaaatccacaGGTGCCTTCTTGCCTCTTTTTCAAATGCCTTTTGGAGCCTTCTGTAATGACTACTAGAATCATTTCTTAAATCAGAAATTAAGCCTGCCCCATGACTGAATCTCATGTTTGTCAGCAGTCAGCCGTCAGCTGATGATGGTGTACTTGTGACATGCTTCTGTATTTTCATTACCCTGTTTCAGGCAGAGTGGTGAATGTCAGTAGTTCACAGGGCTCTCAAGCCCTTGAAAACTGCAGCGAAGATCTGCAGGAGAAGTTCCGGTGCAAGACGCTCACGGAGGAAGACCTGGTGGACCTCATGAAGAAGTTTGTGGAGGATACGAAAAACGAGGTGCATGAGAGGGAGGGCTGGCCCAGCTCAGCTTATGGGGTGTCCAAACTGGGGGTCACGGTCTTATCAAGAATTCTGGCACGGCgcctggaggagaagaggaaagctgACAGGATTCTGCTGAACGCATGCTGCCCCGGGTGGGTGAAGACGGACTTGGGGGGCGCTCACGCCTCCAGGACGGTGGAGGAGGGGGCTGAGACTCCCGTCTACCTGGCCCTCCTGCCGCCAGATGCCACCGAGCCCCATGGTCAGCTAGTCTGCGACAAAGTCGTCCAAAACTGGTGAATGTCTGCTGCGGCCCTGGAGGCTTAATAAATGTCTGGGGAGTGGATGAATGAGTTGTGGCGTGGtagttttattctgtttctgtCCTTGGGGAGCCGCGATGACAGTCTCCCTGTGAGGAAGCATCTGGTTCTGGAAGGGAGCTGAGCGATTTTGTTCTGCCCAAACTCTAGCCCTGAGAGGGAGACAAACCTagtccagtccagttcagttcagttgctcagtcgtgtccaactctttgcgaccccatggactgcagcacgccaggcctccctgtccatcaccaactcctggagtttactcaaactcatgtccattgagttggtgatgccatccaaccatctcatcctctgtcgtccccttctcctcctgccttcaatctttcccagcatcagggtcttttccaatgagtctgttcttcacatcaggtagccaaagtattggagtttcagcttcagcatcagtccttccaaagaatacccaggactgatctcctttaggatggactggttggatctccttgcagtccaagggactctcaagagtcttctccaataccacagttcaaaagcatcaattctttggcactcagctttctttatagtccacgcttacatctgtacatgactacaggaaaaaccatagccttgactagatggacctttgttggccaagtaatgcctctgctttttaatatacggtctaggttggtaatagcttttcttgcaagaggcaagtgtcttttaatttcatggctgcaatcaccatctgcagtgattttggagcccccaaaaataaagtttgccactgtttccacagtttccccatctatttgccatgaagtgatgggatcggatgccatgatctttgttttcagaatgttgagctttaagccaactttttcactctcctctttcactttcatcaagaggctctttagttcttcttcactttctgccataagggtggtgtcatctgcatatctgaggttattgatatttctcctggcaatgttgattccagcttgtgcttcatccagcccagcatttctcatgatgtactctgcatgtaagttaaataagcagagtgacaatatacagccttgacgtacaacCTAGTCCAGTGGTCACCAGATAATAGAGGGCAGCAGAGACACCTGGAGGGTGTGATAAACCACTGTTCAGCATCGGGGCCCAAGGGCGTGCATTTCCAACGAGTTCCCGGGGGCTGCTGGCGTGGGGATTGCACTGAGAGAACCACGATTCTCCGGAGCGGTCCCAGGGCTACAGAGTGGGTCCCATCCATGTTCCAGCTGTcacttgctgtttctttctctttttttcaggctcttttctttttttatttatttggctggacgaggtcttagctgtggcatgtgggatctagttctccgaTCGcagatcaaacccgggccccctgcatgagaagcgcagagtcttaaccactggaccaccaggaaagtccctccctGGCTGTTTCTATAAATGCATCCTGTTTCCTTAGTTCTGTCCACCCAGCTTTATAACACATTCTGATTTCCCATATTTGAGTACATTGAAACTGGTTCCGACACGAAGTTGTGTGGCTTGAAGGACTTGGGAGGAATGTCCTTATCTTGTTGGGTTATGGTTTCCTCCACAGCGGGTTTCCCATTCAGATTTTGCAttctgtgttcttgccaggaTGTGCACCACCCCTCTCATCTCGTTCATCCTGGACAACTTTGTCCAGGCCATTTCTTTGCTCCGACAGACATGGATATCTTCTCCTTAACCTGTTCTGCTCCCCTGTGAGCTCCAGCCCGGGGTGATGCTTCCAAGTCCTCCCTGAGCCTCTGTCATCATCTCTCTGACAACAGGCAAGCCCACCACTTTCAAATCGGGTTGGTTTTGCAACCAGCCTCCTGGGTTCTGGTTATGccctgtgtatttaaaaaaaaaaaaagatttggtgACTAAAGGATGTtacaaaagacaagaaatataCTTGCAAAGAAAGTAATGCCTTTGCAAAGTAGCCcgatctctttcttctcctttttttttttttttttttggtctctagcCGTGTCCAGACTTGGTATTTTTTGGATCAGCCTGTATCCCACTCAGAAGTCACTTTTCatgactttgctggtggtccagtggttaagaatccgccttgtaatgcagggttcacaggttcaatccctggtcagggaactaagatcccacatgccatgttaagcccgagcaccacaaccagactgaagcccgtgcgccaccATGAAGATCCTTAGTGTCTCAACTAAGAcacgatgcagccaaaaataagttaatatttttaaaaaatcaaagcttGCAAGAGAGTCAAGATTTCAGAAAGAATGGCTAGCCAAACAAGAAAAACCCAACATGTACAGGATGgacaaaatacaaaggaaagtaACCACAGGTTTACCGCAGTGAGAAACAGCAACGCTGTCACTGGCTTATGACCACGAGGATCACGTCCCATTTCCTGACAACAGCATTGCAGACATAAGTCATAACACTGGTTTCCATTCAGGAAATCAGTGAAGTATGGAAATGCTCAAGGTTTCACGGACGTGGAGGACCAGGACTAACCAGGTGACACTGGTATTTCTGGTCCATGACAGAGGGCATGGTATTTACGAGTCTCCATTCTATGACTTGTATTGGCAGCCTGGCTGCTCACAACCCTCACGTCACTTTTCCATCCACTTTATGTAGAGGGAAGTCTGAATCACTTCCTCTAACCTTCCCTACAGTGCGTGATTAAATATTCGTTTCAGACCATAGCTCCTAAGACATTTTAATGACTGCTTG
Proteins encoded in this window:
- the LOC110150809 gene encoding carbonyl reductase [NADPH] 3 isoform X2 yields the protein MSSYTRVALVTGANKGIGFAIARDLCREFPGDVVLTARDEARGRAAVQQLQAEGLSPRFHQLDIDDLQSIRALRDFLRKEYGGLNVLVNNAGIAFKSRVVNVSSSQGSQALENCSEDLQEKFRCKTLTEEDLVDLMKKFVEDTKNEVHEREGWPSSAYGVSKLGVTVLSRILARRLEEKRKADRILLNACCPGWVKTDLGGAHASRTVEEGAETPVYLALLPPDATEPHGQLVCDKVVQNW
- the LOC110150809 gene encoding carbonyl reductase [NADPH] 3 isoform X1, which codes for MSSYTRVALVTGANKGIGFAIARDLCREFPGDVVLTARDEARGRAAVQQLQAEGLSPRFHQLDIDDLQSIRALRDFLRKEYGGLNVLVNNAGIAFKTDDPTPFDIQAEVTLKTNFFATRNVCNELLPIVKPHGRVVNVSSSQGSQALENCSEDLQEKFRCKTLTEEDLVDLMKKFVEDTKNEVHEREGWPSSAYGVSKLGVTVLSRILARRLEEKRKADRILLNACCPGWVKTDLGGAHASRTVEEGAETPVYLALLPPDATEPHGQLVCDKVVQNW